A stretch of Ipomoea triloba cultivar NCNSP0323 chromosome 13, ASM357664v1 DNA encodes these proteins:
- the LOC116001903 gene encoding nuclear pore complex protein NUP205 isoform X2: MVSPKHLLTLIESSLLGPTPPPPSQKVELLHAIRHSLPSLRSLVSYPPPKPSDRAQVQSKEVRLPDSGPISLDDQDVQIALKLSDDLHLNEIECVRLLISANQEWGLLGRDPLEILRLAAGLWYTERRDLITALYMLLRAVVLDQGLDADLVTDLQRYLEDLINAGVRQRLITLIKELNREEPAGLGGPNCELYILDSRGALVERRAVVSRERLILTHCLILSVLIVRASPKDIKDVFSALKDSAVELNSNTDTLKQQITHGLLFSLVVALVSDALSAVPDKASILTRDASFRHEFQESVMVTVEDPVVKGYVSCVRHAWLVHLMLIHDGVDAQETGPIVSSHDLRHINTCLDVIFSDNVFQFWMKNILQTPAYQNDDEDMVYMYNAYLHKMMTCFLSHPLARDKVKEVKDKAMTELSPYRMASSHDHMVDRSMHAQKTEPAPQAFISLLEFVSEIYQREPELLSGNDVLWTFVYFAGEDHTNFHTLVAFLKMLSTLASSAEGSSKVFELLQGKTFRSIGWSTLFSCLSIYEEKFKQAIQSPGAMLPEIEEGDAKALVAYLNVLQKVVEKANPIERKNWFADIEPLFKLLGYENVPPYLKGALRNTIASFINISPVMKDTIWRYLEQYDLPVVVGHLAGSTGQPMATQVYDMRFELNEIEARREQYPSTISFINLLNTLIAEEKDVTDRGRRFIGIFRFIYDQVFGPFPQRAYADPSEKWQLVIACLNHFRMMLSMYDIRDEDIDSIADDSRLSDVGQSAPLQMQLPVIELMKDFMSGKSVFRNVMSILSPGVNFLINERTSQSHGQLLEKAVLLSLEIIVLILEKDLIVSDFWRPVYQPLDVILSQDHNQVLALLEYVRYDMQPHIQLCSIKIMSVLSSRMVGLVQLLLKSNAAGCLIEDYAACLELRSEECQFIEDSNEDPGILILQLLIDNISRPAPNITHLLLKFDLDSPIERTMLQPKFHYSCLKVILDQLEKLFKPDANALLHEFGFQLLYELCIDPLTCGPIMDLLSTKRYQFFIKHVDTIGVAPLPKRNNSQALRISSLHQRAWLLKLLAVELHAADMSSSTHREACQSIISELFGLGNSDDSIAPGSPKIAGAKMISKNKVLELLDIVQFKTPDTSSKSSQIVSSVKYGFLAEDILSNPATTEKGGLYYYSERGDRLIDMTAFRDKLWQLSSFGTDAELNEIRETVQQLLRWGWKYNKNLEEQAAQLHVLTGWSHVVEICASRRLSSLQSRTEILFQLLDASLNASGSPDCSLKMAQILTQVGLTCMAKLRDVRFLCPGGLQSETVTYLDIIMTKQLSNGSCHSILFKLIMAILRQESSEALRRRQYTLLLSYFQYCQHMLDPSIPNSVMQFFPMDEQDNEDSDLEKIVKDQAELSHANFSILRKDAQAILDLVIKDATHGSESGKTVSLYVLDALISIDHEKFFLNQLQSRGFLRSCLISINNFSYQDGFPLESMQRVCTLEAELALLLRISYKYRKSGAQVLFSMDALEHISSCKALKMQIKGSHHRFETKFGRELSVDVDKQRMVIAPILRLVFSLTSLVDTSEFFQVSNKVVRGVLEFIRGHALLFDQILREDLSGADELTMEQVNLVVSILTKIWPYEASDDYGFVQGLFTMMRVIFSLDLDSFISNKSMCYIENRRKAEVNTSCLCFSLSSYLYFLVTKKSLRLQVSDGPMDYRASAGQQQPTLALLGFLLNSLTTALEKAAEERYLLFNKIQDINELSRQEVDEIINMCARQGSVSSSENIQKRRYIAMMEMCRIVGDRNKLITILLLVSENVMNIILFHFQDSSYECNSSESVKRLTYGSKPDTNEGFSLFCGKLISTLERLGLLSEDKIGHDLKVFHRLASSLKETAIQKLAL, translated from the exons ATGGTGTCACCGAAGCACTTACTCACCTTAATCGAGTCCTCCCTATTGGGGCCCACTCCTCCTCCGCCGTCGCAGAAGGTGGAGCTGCTCCACGCCATCCGCCACTCCCTCCCTTCTCTCCGCTCCCTCGTCTCCTACCCG CCTCCAAAGCCCTCAGACAGAGCTCAAGTACAGTCTAAAGAAGTGAGACTTCCGGATTCTGGTCCAATATCACTTGATGATCAGGATGTTCAGATA GCGTTGAAATTGAGTGATGATCTCCATCTTAATGAGATAGAATGCGTGCGATTACTTATTTCTGCTAATCAGGAG TGGGGTTTATTGGGGCGAGATCCTTTAGAAATTCTGCGCCTTGCTGCAGGACTTTGGTATACTGAGAGAAGAGATCTAATAACAGCACTTTACATGCtattaagg GCTGTTGTCCTTGATCAAGGACTTGATGCTGATCTTGTGACAGACCTACAGAGATATTTGGAGGATCTTATTAATGCAGGAGTTAGACAGCGGTTGATTACACTAATAAAG GAACTGAATCGAGAAGAACCAGCTGGCTTGGGTGGGCCGAACTGTGAACTCTATATTCTTGATTCCAGAGGTGCTCTAGTGGAACGGAGAGCTGTGGTTTCTAGGGAAAGGCTCATTCTTACTCATTGCCTTATCCTCTCTGTTTTGATTGTACGGGCAA GCCCCAAAGATATAAAAGATGTCTTTTCTGCTCTGAAAGACAGTGCAGTGGAACTTAATTCGAACACTGATACCTTAAAACAACAG ATAACACATGGCCTCCTTTTTTCTCTTGTGGTTGCTTTAGTATCAGATGCATTGAGTGCAGTTCCTGATAAAGCATCTATCTTGACTAGAGATGCTTCATTTCGGCATGAATTCCAGGAATCT GTAATGGTTACTGTGGAAGATCCTGTTGTTAAAGGCTATGTTAGTTGTGTAAGGCATGCTTGGCTTGTACATTTAATGTTAATCCATGATGGAGTTGATGCTCAAGAGACGGGGCCTATTGTCTCGTCACATGACCTGCGACACATTAACACATGCTTGGATGTCATATTCTCTGACAATGTTTTCCAGTTTTGGATGAAGAACATTCTTCAAACTCCTGCTTATCAG AACGACGATGAGGATATGGTTTATATGTATAATGCTTATTTGCACAAGATGATGACCTGCTTTCTGTCTCATCCTCTTGCCCGAGATAAG GTCAAAGAAGTAAAAGACAAGGCTATGACTGAACTTAGTCCATATCGCATGGCCAGTTCTCATGACCATATGGTGGATAGAAGCATGCATGCTCAGAAGACTGAACCAGCACCTCAAGCTTTTATCTCTCTTTTAGAGTTTGTTAGTGAAATTTATCAG AGGGAACCTGAGCTGCTGTCTGGCAATGATGTCTTGTGGACTTTTGTCTACTTTGCTGGTGAGGACCACACTAATTTTCATACACTTGTTGCATTTTTGAAGATGCTGAGTACCTTG GCTTCTAGTGCTGAGGGTTCATCCAAAGTTTTTGAGTTACTTCAAGGCAAGACATTCCGTTCTATAGGGTGGAGTACTCTATTCAGTTGCTTATCAATTTATGAAGAGAAGTTTAAACAAGCCATCCAGAGTCCTGGTGCAATGTTACCTGAGATAGAAGAAGGAGATGCCAAAGCTCTTGTTGCATACTTGAATGTTCTACAAAAG GTTGTTGAAAAGGCAAATCCCATTGAACGAAAGAATTGGTTTGCTGATATTGAGCCATTATTCAAACTACTTGGATATGAAAATGTGCCTCCTTATCTTAAG GGTGCTTTGCGAAATACAATTGCTAGTTTCATTAACATTTCTCCTGTTATGAAAGATACGATTTGGAGATATTTAGAGCAGTATGATTTACCAGTAGTTGTTGGACATCTTGCTGGCAGTACTGGACAACCAATGGCAACACAG GTTTATGATATGCGATTTGAGCTGAATGAAATAGAAGCAAGAAGGGAACAATACCCTTCGACTATTTCATTCATTAATTTGTTAAATACTCTCATTGCTGAGGAGAAGGATGTTACTGATAGAGGGCGCAG ATTCATTGGCATTTTTAGATTCATTTATGACCAGGTGTTTGGGCCATTTCCCCAGAGAGCCTATGCAGATCCTTCTGAGAAATGGCAGCTGGTCATTGCTTGCCTCAATCATTTCCGGAT GATGCTCAGCATGTATGACATCAGGGATGAAGATATTGACAGTATTGCTGATGATTCTCGTCTTTCTGATGTGGGACAATCTGCTCCCCTTCAAATGCAGCTCCCAGTTATTGAGCTGATGAAA GATTTTATGAGTGGTAAAAGTGTTTTCCGGAATGTTATGAGTATTCTTTCACCTGGAGTTAATTTCCTTATAAATGAAAGAACAAGTCAAAGTCATGGACAACTTCTTGAAAAGGCAGTCCTCCTTTCGCTGGAGATTATAGTTCTCATTTTAGAGAAAGATTTAATTGTTTCTGATTTCTGGCGCCCTGTATACCAG CCCTTGGACGTCATTCTTTCTCAAGACCATAATCAAGTTCTGGCATTGTTGGAGTATGTCCGATATGATATGCAGCCTCATATTCAGCTATGCTCTATTAAAATAATGAGTGTCCTAAG TTCTCGCATGGTTGGGCTTGTTCAGCTACTCTTGAAATCCAATGCTGCAGGGTGCTTGATTGAGGATTATGCTGCTTGCTTAGAGTTACGCTCTGAAGAATGCCAATTTATTGAGGATAGCAATGAAGATCCCGGTATACTCATACTGCAA CTTCTTATTGATAATATCAGCAGGCCTGCCCCTAATATCACACACTTGTTGCTCAAGTTTGATCTTGATAGCCCTATTGAGAGGACCATGCTTCAGCCAAAATTTCATTACAG TTGCTTGAAGGTCATTCTCGATCAACTGGAAAAGCTTTTCAAACCAGATGCCAATGCTTTGCTACACGAATTTGGTTTTCAG CTTCTCTATGAGTTGTGCATAGATCCGTTAACTTGTGGTCCTATTATGGATTTGTTAAGCACTAAAAGATATCAGTTCTTCATAAAG CATGTGGATACAATTGGTGTTGCTCCACTTCCAAAAAGAAATAATAGCCAGGCACTTCGCATCAGTTCCCTTCATCAG AGAGCATGGCTTTTGAAGCTGTTAGCTGTAGAATTACATGCTGCAGATATGTCTAGTTCTACACATCGAGAAGCTTGTCAAAGTATTATATCTGAACTATTTGGACTGGGCAATTCTGATGATTCCATTGCTCCAGGCAGTCCTAAGATTGCTGGAGCAAAAATGATTAGTAAGAACAAG GTGCTAGAATTGCTTGATATTGTTCAATTTAAGACTCCCGATACTTCATCGAAGTCTTCCCAGATTGTTTCTAGTGTTAAGTATGGGTTTCTG GCAGAGGATATACTTAGCAACCCTGCTACTACTGAGAAAGGTGGTTTGTATTATTACTCAGAGCGTGGAGACCGTTTGATTGACATGACTGCATTTCGCGACAAACTTTGGCAG CTAAGCTCCTTTGGCACTGATGCTGAGCTTAATGAAATTCGTGAAACGGTACAACAATTGTTGAGATGGGGATGGAAATACAACAAAAATCTTGAAGAACAAGCAGCTCAGCTTCATGTGCTAACTGGCTGGTCTCATGTTGTTGAG ATTTGTGCATCTAGAAGATTATCCTCTCTTCAAAGTCGAACTGAAATATTGTTTCA GTTACTAGATGCCTCGCTCAATGCTTCTGGTTCTCCTGACTGTTCACTGAAGATGGCACAGATTTTGACCCAG gTTGGTCTAACATGCATGGCGAAGCTTCGTGATGTGCGATTTTTATGCCCTGGTGGCTTACAATCTGAGACTGTCACTTACCTTGATATAATAATGACAAAGCAGTTATCTAATGGTTCATGCCACTCTATTTTGTTCAAACTTATAATGGCAATTCTCAGACAAGAATCATCCGAAGCTTTGAGGAGGCG TCAATACACATTGCTTCTTAGCTATTTCCAGTACTGTCAGCATATGCTTGATCCTAGTATACCTAACTCAGTGATGCAGTTCTTTCCAATGGATGAGCAGGATAATGAAGATTCTGATCTTGAAAAG ATTGTCAAAGATCAGGCTGAATTATCACATGCAAACTTTTCTATTTTGAGGAAGGATGCTCAAGCAATTCTTGATTTG GTCATAAAAGATGCAACTCATGGAAGTGAATCTGGAAAAACAGTCTCTCTTTATGTTTTGGATGCACTTATTTCTATTGATCACGAGAAGTTTTTCTTGAACCAACTTCAAAGCCGAGGCTTCCTCAGGTCTTGCCTTATAAGCATCAATAACTTTTCATATCAG GATGGATTTCCTTTGGAGTCAATGCAGCGTGTCTGCACTCTTGAAGCAGAACTTGCTCTGTTGTTGAGAATAAGCTATAAATACAGGAAATCGGGGGCACAGGTTCTATTTTCAATGGATGCATTGGAGCATATTTCTTCATGCAAAGCGCTAAAAATGCAAATTAAG GGAAGCCACCACCGGTttgagactaaatttggaaGAGAATTGTCTGTTGATGTTGACAAACAACGCATGGTTATTGCTCCAATACTTAGATTGGTGTTCTCTTTGACTTCATTAGTTGACACATCTGAATTCTTTCAG GTTTCAAATAAAGTTGTCCGAGGAGTTCTAGAATTTATTAGAGGGCATGCATTACTCTTTGACCAGATTCTTCGTGAGGATCTTTCTGGTGCTGATGAGTTGACAATGGAACAAGTAAATTTAGTGGTCAGCATACTTACAAAG ATATGGCCATATGAAGCAAGTGATGATTATGGCTTTGTCCAAGGGCTGTTCACTATGATGCGTGTTATTTTCTCACTTGATCTAGATTCATTTATTTCAAACAAATCAATGTGCTATATAGAG AATCGTAGGAAGGCTGAAGTAAACACATCTTGTCTCTGCTTTAGTCTGAGCTCTTATCTATATTTTCTGGTCACAAAGAAGTCTCTACGGCTCCAG GTCTCTGATGGTCCAATGGACTATCGTGCTTCTGCTGGACAACAACAGCCAACTTTGGCTTTGCTTGGATTTCTTCTGAACTCTCTCACTACTGCTCTGGAAAAGGCTGCTGAGGAGAGATATCTTCTGTTTAACAAG ATTCAAGATATCAATGAATTATCAAGACAAGAAGTTGATGAAATTATCAATATGTGCGCTCGCCAAGGTTCTGTTTCGTCAtcagaaaatatacaaaaaag GAGATATATTGCAATGATGGAGATGTGTCGAATTGTTGGAGACAGAAATAAGCTTATTACCATATTGCTTCTGGTTTCTGAAAATGTCATGAACATTATCCTGTTCCATTTTCAAGACAG TTCTTATGAATGTAATTCTAGTGAGTCTGTAAAAAGGCTCACATATGGTTCGAAGCCTGATACTAATGAGGGGTTCAGCTTGTTTTGTGGGAAATTAATTTCCACCCTCGAAAGGCTTGGATTGCTAAGCGAG GACAAAATCGGACACGACCTAAAAGTATTCCACAGACTGGCAAGTTCTCTCAAGGAAACGGCGATTCAAAAGTTAGCTTTGTGA